The Micropterus dolomieu isolate WLL.071019.BEF.003 ecotype Adirondacks linkage group LG20, ASM2129224v1, whole genome shotgun sequence genome has a segment encoding these proteins:
- the si:ch211-260e23.9 gene encoding tumor protein p53-inducible nuclear protein 2, with product MIGKILSQLLGNAGEDFEAADNTYEELMEFEEGGWVIVNLPENGPLSAPEVDPLENLLIEHPSMSVYQMRCRMSQAEEEEEEEEEELGSDEDEEDTSRSVAVRRHISWRLAAWGIPLPCKVQLLAVQRARTQVERKKLSRSALHRQNLAKTHFSPAEKRYGHFKQPCQRLCNY from the exons ATGATCGGAAAGATTCTTTCTCAGCTGCTTGGAAACGCTGGAGAGGACTTTGAGGCCGCAGACAACACTTATGAGGAGCTGATGGAGTTCGAGGAGGGAGGATGGGTCATTGTTAATCTCCCAG AGAATGGGCCGTTATCAGCCCCTGAGGTGGATCCCCTGGAGAACCTGCTGATTGAGCACCCCAGCATGTCGGTCTACCAGATGAGATGCAGGATGAGCCAAgcggaagaggaggaggaggaggaggaggaggagctagGCTCTGATGAAGACGAAGAGGACACCTCCAG GTCAGTGGCAGTGAGGCGACACATATCCTGGCGTCTGGCTGCCTGGGGAATCCCTCTGCCCTGCAAGGTCCAGCTGCTGGCTGTCCAGAGGGCCAGGACCCAGGTTGAGCGGAAGAAGCTGAGCCGCAGCGCCCTCCACAGGCAGAACCTGGCGAAGACGCATTTCTCCCCGGCTGAGAAACGCTACGGCCACTTCAAGCAGCCCTGCCAGCGCCTCTGCAACTACTGA